Genomic window (Bosea vaviloviae):
TCTTGGTGGCGACGAGGACGATCGGCGTCGCCGTGTTCAGGAGCGGCGACAGGATCGGCGGCTCGGGATGAACGATCGCGCTCAGCGTGCCGCCATAGGCGGGCGTGTCCTTCTGCTGCGCTCCGGCCTGGCCCGCCATCGCCAGCGCCGCCGTCACCATCAGGGCCTGGATCAACCTCGACATCTCGATCTCCCGCATCGGGCCCAGCCGGGCCGCAAACTAGATATCGATATTGTCTATTGAATTTATAGATTATGTCAACGCGACGCGGCCTTGGTGATTGCCGCCGTCCCCAGGCCGGGACGGCCAGGATTTTCGCATTCGACTATGCAGTCGTCCTGCGCATGCACGAACACAGGTGCGAGCTGACCGGGCTCAGGGCAGGAGACGAGGGCGCCAATGCGCCCTCGATCCGCACAATTCAGGCGGCTGTCCGAACACTGTGCTCCGCCACCTGCCGTGCCGTCGCATATCTCGCGACAGCCTCTTTCTCGCGCTGCAGCAGCGCCTTCTTGCGGTAGACACCCCAGCGATATCCCGAGATCGAGCCGTCCTTCCTAAGGACGCGATGACAAGGCACCAGGATTGCGATCGGGTTGTTGGCGATCGCCTTGGTGACGTCCCGTGCGTCGCGCGTGCCGAGGAGCGCGGCCAAGGCTCCGTAATGGGTGGTCTCACCCATCGCGATATCCCGGAGCATCTGCCAGACATTGATTTCGTAGGGCGTCCCCCGCAGATCGAGCGGGATGTCCGGGGTGAGGCTCGGATGCTCGACCAATTGCGCCATCGCGCCGATCAGCTCGGCCAGGCCGCTTGCGTCGCTGACGATCTCGGCGTCCGGGAAGCGCGCATGCAGCGCCGCCTCCATGGCCGGGCGCTGGTTGGCGAATTCGAAAGCGACCAGGCCCTTGGTCGAGACCGCGACCAGAACGTCGCCCAGGCTGCTTTTGCCCCATGCAAAGCGGATGATGTCGCGCATGGCTGCCTCCTATCAGTTCCGATTGCTGATCCCTGAGATAGGAGGCGTAGGCACCGTCCTCCACCCGATTCCTGCGCAAGAAGGGTGCCTGTCGAGGCTCGCACGGCCGATGGCGGCAGCGGCGCCCGACATGCTAGGGAGGGCCGGATGGATGCCCGCATCCAGGATATCTTGATGAGGACTGGCGATGTTTGAAGCGCTCGCGATCGCGACCGACGACAAGGCGGAATTCTATCGCGAATTGTCGCAGCAGCTCGAAGCTCTGCTGGCGGGGGAGGGCGATGCGATCGCCAGCGCCGCCAATACCTCGGCGTTGCTTTTCCAGATGATGCCGGGCCTCAACTGGGCCGGCTTCTACATCATGCGCGACGGCGAGCTCGTGCTCGGGCCGTTCCAGGGCAAGCCGGCCTGCGTGCGCATTCCGGTCGGGCGCGGCGTCTGCGGTGCGGCAGTCGAGCGTCGGCAGTCGATGCTGGTCGAGGATGTTCATGCCTTTCCCGGCCATATCGCCTGCGATGCGGCCTCCCGCTCCGAGCTGGTCGTGCCCTTGCTCCGCGACGGCAAGGTGGTCGGGGTGATCGACCTCGACAGCCCGCAGCCGGCCTGGTTCGACGAGGCCGATCAGGCGGGTATCGAAGCCATCGCCTCGATCTATCTCGCGGCGAGCGCTCCGATCGCGCCGTAGACAGCCTCTTGGGATGTGGAACGGATGCCGTTCCCCGAGGCTGCTCTGACATGGCGGCATGGGGCCATGTCTGAATCCGGGCCGATCCGGCCGTGACAACCATCCGGCATCTGCGTACGTTGTAACCGTCGGAACACAGCGCGAAGCGCGTGCGGACAGATCGCGGACCGATCCTCGCCGCTTCGGCTGGCGGGACCGAACCGCGCGCCATCGTTTGGCCGTAGGGAACGCCAAGCTGTCGAGACCTGACCGACCGGTCGCCTTTCGCCCGCCCGCAATCATTGCCGGCCCGGGCGGTTCTTAGGCGGTCGGGAATAGCCACCTGCTGAGATCAGCCTTCGGAGAACGCATCATGTCGCACGCCTTGCAATTCTACATCGATGGTCAGTGGGTGGCTCCCTCGGGGAACAAGACGCTCGACGTGATCGACCCTTCGACGGAGGAGGCCTTCGCCACGATCGCGCTCGGCGAGCAAGCCGATGTCGACAAGGCGGTCGCTGCTGCCCGCGCCGCCTTTCCGGCCTTCGCCGCGACCTCCCGCGCCGAGCGCCTGGCGCTGATGCGCCGCCTGGCCGAGGCCTATAAGGCGCGCTATGCGGATATCGCCGACGCGCTCTCGCGCGAGATGGGCGCGCCGAAGGAGCTGGCCCACCGCGCGCAAGCCGGCATGGGCACCGCCCATCTGGCGAAAATGATCGAGACGCTGGAGAGCTTCGAATTCGAGGAGCTGCGCGGCACGACCCTGATCGCCAAGGAGCCGATCGGCGTCGTCGGCATGATCACGCCGTGGAACTGGCCGCTGAACCAGATCATGTGCAAGGTCGCGCCAGCTCTCGCCGCCGGCTGCACCATGGTGTTGAAGCCCAGCGAAATTGCCCCGATCAACGCCATCATCTTCGCCGAGGTCATGCATGAGGCCGGCGTGCCGAAGGGCGTGTTCAACCTCGTCAATGGCGACGGGCCGACGGTAGGCGAGGCGATCTCGCGCCATCCCGGCGTCGACATGGTCTCCTTCACCGGTTCGACCCGCGCCGGCATCCTCGTCGCGAAGGCGGCGGCCGATACGGTCAAACGCGTGCATCAGGAGCTCGGCGGCAAGTCGGCCAACATCATCCTGGACGATGCCGACCTGCAGAAATCGGTGAAGCTCGGCGTCGAAAGCGTCATGCGCAACTCTGGCCAATCCTGCAACGCACCGACCCGGATGTTCGTACCGGAGAGGCTGCATGAGGAAGCGCTCGCCATCGCCAAGCAGGTTGCCGAGCCGCTCAAGGTGGGTGCTCCCTCGGCGGACGGCGTCTTCCTCGGCCCCGTCGTCAGCGAGGTGCAGTACGAGAAGATCCAACGCCTGATCGAGGCCGGCATCAAGGAAGGCGCGACGTTGGTCACCGGTGGACCGGGGCGTCCGGAAGGGCTGAACCGCGGCTACTATGTCCGCCCGACGGTCTTCGGCGGCGTCACCGACGAGATGGCGATCGCGCGCGAGGAGATCTTCGGCCCCGTGCTCTCGATCCTGCCTTATGGCAGCGAGGATGAGGTGATCGAGCGGGCGAACGACACGCCTTACGGCCTGGCCTCCTATGTCCAGTCCGGCTCGCTCGATCGCGCCCGCAAGGTTGCGGCCAAGATGCGCAGCGGCAATGTCTACATCAACTACCCGGCCTGGGACGCAGGCGCGCCGTTCGGCGGCTACAAGCAGTCCGGCAATGGCCGCGAATATGCCGGCTTCGGCCTCGAGGAGTTCCTCGAGATCAAGGGCACTGTCGGCTTCGAGGCAGCCTGAGAACGCTCACCCTGCGGCGGAGGCGTTTCGCCCCCGCCGCATCGGGCCGACGCGAAGGTTCATGCTTCCGAAGCTCCATGCCTCCGAAGCACCATGCCGGAGCCGCAATCGGTTGAGACAAGCAAGCCGCGCCGGGGGCGACGGCCGACGACATGCCTGTGACAGCCAGGATGGCGTGTGACAGCCAGGATGTGCCCATGCTTGTGTTTCCGATCGGTTCCGCGCTTTGCGCCCTGGCCTGCATGTTGGTGCATTACGAGTTGCTGCGGCTGCTCTCCTGCAGCGCGCCCAAGCTCTCGATCGCGCCGCGACAGAGGATCATCTACGTCGTTGCCGGCGCGCTCGGCAGCCATGTCGTCCAGATCACTTTGTTCGCGCTCATGCTGTGGGTGCTCTCCAGCAGCGCCCGGACGCAGATATTCGGGGCCGGGATTCCCGGCTCGTTCAAGCAATCCCTGTATGTCTCGTTCGAATCCTATGCGGCGCTCGGGAGCAATGAGACGTTCCTCTACGCGCCGCTGCGCCTGTTCACGGGCGTCGAGGGGCTTTCGGGCCTCGTCTTCATCGGCTGGACATCGGCCTTCACCTATTGGTGCATGACCCAGTTCTGGAACGACCATTGAGGCGTGGCGGCCGGAGAAGTCTGTTTTGGATCGGGTATTCGGGGCAGGGATTCCCGGCTCGTTCAAGCAATCCCTCTATGTCTCGTTCGAATCCTATGCGGCGCGCCACTTCGGTACAGATTTGCGAACTCCCTGCACAAAGGCGCGGCCATGCTTAATGACCTGCGCCAGGATGTTCGTGTTTCCGAAGAGACGGACGATTCCTACGCCACTTCGACCCGATCGAGCACCGCCCTAAGAGAGCCCTTTCTGAACGGAACTGGCCCGCTCTTGCACGAATACGGATACCGGGACGCACGAGGGCAATATGGAATTTGAAAGCCCCCCCGCCAGCACCTCGGCTGAATGCCCGGTGTTCGTCACGGCTCTTAGCGGCCAATCAAACTCGTTCGACATGGCTGCATGGTCGGCATGGCCAGCCGACTGCCGGCTCAGTCTACACGGGTGCTTGTGCAACAAGGACTGGCTTGATCCTGGACGGATCGTCATCGCCTTGTGCTGACAGGCTGTGGGGCCGGCCGGCGATGGCACGCTGCGCAAGCTCAGGAGCCGGAACTATGGCGTCCATTCGCAAAACGCGCGCCATGACAAGTCGTCCAGCTATATTGCGACCGAACACAGAGATATGTAACAAGCTTTAATTTATATATGACGAGCACAAATTCAGGCATGTCTAAAATTATACAATTAGCTTTTCTAATATTGCCATCATATAAATGTAACGGACGAAATACAAGTCTTGATACATCATAAATTTATCGATTGACTCTATCAAACGTCGTATTCAAGATAGAAAGCCTCTATCAACGAGAGTTTATCTCAAGTTAATACATTAATATCGAATTTATGACACAGTAAGACTACTGCGGTACTTGCCCAGATTCAGGCACGTCATAGCCCTCAAAGGAATAGACGCTGAGTCTGTTGCGCAGGGTTCGCACTGATATGCAGAGTACATGGGCTGCGCGCGTTCGGTTGCCGTTTTTGTTCCTCAACGTGGCCAATATCAGGTCACGTTCAACGTCTGCAACGGCATGCCCGACAAGACTATTAATAGCGTGCAGATCGAGGTTGAAATCGTGCATCTCATTGTCCTTCGTGGGCCTACGCGAACCCCCCAGTTCACCTCGTGGATACTGATGAAGAAGAAACAATAGTTACGTTGGATTAAGAGATAGAGGCACTGGGCCCGGTATCGTTTGGAACGACAAAAAGAATCGCTTTAAGTGTGTAACCCCTCATAACACAACCCTTAATTGCGGCATAGCCTCCCAACGTAACCGAAATCCATGCTGGATGGCGCGTCGCTTTCGAGACCCCGCCATAGAGCCGCCTCGGTTTGGCGATGAGTTCGTACCTGCGATCGACGGGCGACGGGCAGCTGGCTGGTGACAATGATCAAGCGCCTTGTATCGGTCCCCGACGATTTCGAGGTCGCGTCGCTGGTCGGCATTGAGAGGCTCGGGTCACCGCGTCGATCGTGGCACAGATGGCGCCATTTCGATGGTCACCTTGACGCCGACGACGTCGATCTCGATCGCGGCAGCGCGGTGCCTTTGCGCACGTCGCTTGGGACATGGAGATCGCGATGGCGCATCATCTCCGCCACCGCCGCGCCAACACGAAGGCCGGGAGCGTTTCCACCGCCTTGCGCGCCTCGCGCCGCCAGGTCGGCGCCATCCCGAAGGTTGAGCTCGTCGGTTCAGGGAGGCGGCTTTCTTGTCCTACCCTCAAGCAGCCTCCGTGCGGCCGGATTCGCGATGAAGCAGCGCAGGGATATCGGCGGCGGGGACGGCCTTACTGAACAGGTAGCCTTGCCCCTCTGTGCAGCCATTGGCTACCAGATAGGCCAACTGCGCTGCGTCTTCGACGCCTTCGGCCGTGGTCGTCAAGCCAAATCCTTGCGCAAGGCCAAGGATAGCGCGAACGATCACCCGGCTGTCGGCGCTGTCGTCCAGATGCGACACGAAGCTGCGGTCGATCTTGATCTTGTCGAGACGAAACGAAAGCAGCTGGCTAAGAGTGGCATAACCCGTTCCGAAATCATCGAGCGCGATGCGGACGCCGGCCTGCCGTAGTTCATCAATCACGGCTTTCGCAACCCCGCGATTGTCCATGAACGCGCTCTCGGTGATTTCAAGCTCCAGGCGGCGCGGGCTGAACCCCGTTTCCCCAAGGATCGCTAGAATGCGCAGTCCAAGCGTGGGATCGCGCAATTGAATGGGCGAAACATTGAAAGCAAGCGTGAAGGTCCCGGGCCACGCGTTGGCATCGAAACATGCGCGGCGAAAAAGCTGATCTCCAAGCGCGTGGATGAGGCCAGTTTCTTCTGCGATCGGGACAAACACGTCGGGCGGAATACACCCCAAAGTCCGGTTTTTCCAACGCGCCAGGGCCTCGAACCCGATGATGCGCTCACCCTTGAGTGAAACCAACGGCTGGTAGTGCGGCTCGATAATGTCGGCCGCGATCGCGCTTCGAAGCTCTCGCTCGATTTGGATACGCCGCTCGACATGCGTGTCCATCTCTGGTTCGAAGAATCGAACACACGACCTGCCGTCGCCTCTTGCGCGACAGAGCGCACGAACTGCGCGCCTGACCAATTCGTTGCAATTGACGCCGTCACTCGGAGCGATGGCGATACCAATCCCAACGCCAAGCTCGGCTGACACTTTCTCGATCGCGAAAGCCTCGGCAGCAGCCGCCACGATACGGCTCGCCAGATTCGTGGGACCGTCGAGGGAGCGTATATCCGACATGATAATCCCGAATTCGTCCTCTCCAATCCTTGCCAGCATGCCATCTGCGCGCAAGACCCCGGTGACTCTGTTGGCAAATTCGCCCAGTGCCTTGTCCCCTGCTACGTGGCCATGCGTGTCTTTGATCCGCTTAAAGCCATCAAGGCCAAGCATGAGAACAGCCACCTGGCGCGCGTCGCTGACGGCGCTGAGACATGCATGAAGTTTTTCATCGAACAGGCGACGGTTGGGCAGCCCGGTCAGGGGATCGTGCCGCGCCAGATCGCGCGCTTCTCGTTCTGCAATGGTCCGTGCTTTGACTTCGTAGACGAGATCTCGATAACGGCGAAGGGTATAGATCATCAGGCCAATGCTCAGGGCGAACGCGACGAAAATAATGTCGTCGATCTCCGCGTGCTCCCTTCCTAGCTGAAACAAGCGAGGGCCAAGCTCATAGGCATTTGCCAGGACCGAAGCGAGGACGGTGCCTCCGAAAAGAGCAACGGAATCCCTTGTGGCAGAGCTGCGCCAGGCGAACCAAACGGCGCGGAATACGCGCGATCGTAGGGTTGTCAAATTCTTCACAGTCGCCCCTCGCTGACACCGGTTGTTTCAGCGCTCTTAGTTGGAAACATAGACGTTAATTAAGTGGCAGATGACGCGCGCGGATTGTCGGAACTTGTATTCCACTGCTGAGGCCGCGACGGGAACTTGCCCGCCCGGCTCGCGAATAGTCATTCCCGGCGAGTGGTTTGCGATCGATCGGCTCGCGCGTTATCGCGATCAACGCCAGGATGCAGACCGTAAAGATACAGCTCTACATTTTGACGCTCCAGGTGTGAGATTGGCTTTAGCATCGGGAGGTCGATACATGCCTGGAACCATAGAGGACCTGGCGTGTTGTAATCGATACCGTGAGTCGTTTGCCGACATCTTCCGATCTTCTGCGCGGCATTTGTGGCCGTCTCTAGCACCCGGCCGTCCCGATCCAATTGTAGCCGTGCGCCCCCCGAAATTCGTCCCGATTCCGCTGCGTTCTCGCGGCCGGGGCGTCACCCGACGGTCCATGAACGACCGCAGGTACATTCGTTGGAGACAGCATATGCATATGAGCACCAGTATTGCGGTGCACGAGCCGCCCACCGCGCTCCGGCTGGTGACGCAGGCTTATGCGAGCCTCCTCCTTATTGCCTTCGCCCTGATGCCCGCCCAGTTCATCGCCTATCTGTATTTCTACCAGGCTCCCACGCTAAAATTCGAAGATCACCTGTTCCACGAAATCGCGATCGCCGTCGCCACTCTCGAAGGGCTGTTCGTCACATATGTGACGTGGCGTTGTTACCTGTTTTCAGGCGAACCCCTGTTACGCTGGATGACGCTGGGCTTTCTGGGCTTCGTGCTGATCTATGCGCCGCACGGCGCTTTCACGGGGATGGCGCACCAGAATATGTGGCTGTTTCTGCTCTATGGACCGGCGTCGCGCCTCGCCATGTCGATCCTGCTCTTCGTTGGGCTGCTCTCCTACAACCGGCCACCAGACGACGTCGAGAAACGTTCGAGTGCGCGCGCATGGCTGATCTGGATTGGCTTGTTCCTGGTGGTGGATCTGGCCGTGGCCTTGGTCGCCTACTCCGCCTATGCGGGCCATCCTGCGGTCCGCATGGCAATGGAGGGCGGCGCACTGGTCCTCTGCGCGCTGAACGTCGCGGTCATGCTATCGCGCCAAATTCATTCGCCTCTCATGGTGATTTTCGGGATTTCGGTCACGTGGTTCGCGCTATCGTCGCTCGCATTCATGGTGGCGGGACCATGGAATCATCTGTGGTGGCTCGCCCACGCGATCTTTGCCGGCGGGTTCTTCCTGCTCAGTTTTGGCGTTATCCAGGCTTTTCGCACGACGCGATCGTTCTCGACCATCTACAGCCAGGAAGAATTGATGGCCCGCCTGGCCGAAGCAATGGCCGACACTCAAACTGCGCTCCAGGAGGTGCAACGGAGCAATCGAAAGTTGGAACTTGTTGCCGCCACCGACCCGCTGACCGGTGCCGGAAATCGGCGCCATTTCATCGAGTGCATCGGCGCCGAGATCGCGCGGGCCAAGCGAAGCGGGGCTCCATTATCTCTACTGTCGCTCGACCTCGACCATTTCAAGGACATCAATGACTCTCGTGGTCACATCGTCGGTGATGAGGTTCTGTGCGAATTCGTGCGAAAGTGTCTTGAGGCGATCCGCCCTTACGACTCCGTCGCGCGCGTGGGTGGTGAAGAATTCATGGTGTTATTGCCGGGCGCGACGCTCGACGCGGCTTGCGCGGTTGGCGAGCGTCTTCGATCGGCCATCCAGGGCAGCGTGTTTGATGCCGGAAATCGACCGTCGATCGGCGTCACCATCAGTATTGGAGCGGCGGAGTTTGGACGCGATGGAGCCACCCTTGACGAATTTTTGAGTGTCGCTGACAAGCGGCTTTATCGCGCAAAACATGAAGGTCGCAATTGTGTGATCGCCGCATAGACCGTCGTTCGTTGGCGTGATCCCGCGTTGTTCATAGATAATTATATAGATATTTCAATAATATAAGAGTTCGGAGTTTTGTCCTGAATGGCGCGCCATTTTCCGTCACTCCAGAACAAAGATGAGCACCAGGGCCCGAATCTGTCCCCCTAGGGACCGTCTCCTTCCGTGCGACGAATGGCGACGTTTGACTTGAGACCGAAACTCGGCGCTTCCGGTCGATCGAAGGAAGACCGCAATGTAGGGTCGCGGCATGCAGAGTGTTGATCTCAATAACCTTGATTTCAATGCTAAAGGGTATTGCCATTCCCGCCGATCGGATGCGAGCTAGGGATGTACTGGACTGTTCAGG
Coding sequences:
- a CDS encoding aldehyde dehydrogenase family protein, with the translated sequence MSHALQFYIDGQWVAPSGNKTLDVIDPSTEEAFATIALGEQADVDKAVAAARAAFPAFAATSRAERLALMRRLAEAYKARYADIADALSREMGAPKELAHRAQAGMGTAHLAKMIETLESFEFEELRGTTLIAKEPIGVVGMITPWNWPLNQIMCKVAPALAAGCTMVLKPSEIAPINAIIFAEVMHEAGVPKGVFNLVNGDGPTVGEAISRHPGVDMVSFTGSTRAGILVAKAAADTVKRVHQELGGKSANIILDDADLQKSVKLGVESVMRNSGQSCNAPTRMFVPERLHEEALAIAKQVAEPLKVGAPSADGVFLGPVVSEVQYEKIQRLIEAGIKEGATLVTGGPGRPEGLNRGYYVRPTVFGGVTDEMAIAREEIFGPVLSILPYGSEDEVIERANDTPYGLASYVQSGSLDRARKVAAKMRSGNVYINYPAWDAGAPFGGYKQSGNGREYAGFGLEEFLEIKGTVGFEAA
- a CDS encoding putative bifunctional diguanylate cyclase/phosphodiesterase, which codes for MKNLTTLRSRVFRAVWFAWRSSATRDSVALFGGTVLASVLANAYELGPRLFQLGREHAEIDDIIFVAFALSIGLMIYTLRRYRDLVYEVKARTIAEREARDLARHDPLTGLPNRRLFDEKLHACLSAVSDARQVAVLMLGLDGFKRIKDTHGHVAGDKALGEFANRVTGVLRADGMLARIGEDEFGIIMSDIRSLDGPTNLASRIVAAAAEAFAIEKVSAELGVGIGIAIAPSDGVNCNELVRRAVRALCRARGDGRSCVRFFEPEMDTHVERRIQIERELRSAIAADIIEPHYQPLVSLKGERIIGFEALARWKNRTLGCIPPDVFVPIAEETGLIHALGDQLFRRACFDANAWPGTFTLAFNVSPIQLRDPTLGLRILAILGETGFSPRRLELEITESAFMDNRGVAKAVIDELRQAGVRIALDDFGTGYATLSQLLSFRLDKIKIDRSFVSHLDDSADSRVIVRAILGLAQGFGLTTTAEGVEDAAQLAYLVANGCTEGQGYLFSKAVPAADIPALLHRESGRTEAA
- a CDS encoding methylated-DNA--[protein]-cysteine S-methyltransferase; the protein is MRDIIRFAWGKSSLGDVLVAVSTKGLVAFEFANQRPAMEAALHARFPDAEIVSDASGLAELIGAMAQLVEHPSLTPDIPLDLRGTPYEINVWQMLRDIAMGETTHYGALAALLGTRDARDVTKAIANNPIAILVPCHRVLRKDGSISGYRWGVYRKKALLQREKEAVARYATARQVAEHSVRTAA
- a CDS encoding GGDEF domain-containing protein: MHMSTSIAVHEPPTALRLVTQAYASLLLIAFALMPAQFIAYLYFYQAPTLKFEDHLFHEIAIAVATLEGLFVTYVTWRCYLFSGEPLLRWMTLGFLGFVLIYAPHGAFTGMAHQNMWLFLLYGPASRLAMSILLFVGLLSYNRPPDDVEKRSSARAWLIWIGLFLVVDLAVALVAYSAYAGHPAVRMAMEGGALVLCALNVAVMLSRQIHSPLMVIFGISVTWFALSSLAFMVAGPWNHLWWLAHAIFAGGFFLLSFGVIQAFRTTRSFSTIYSQEELMARLAEAMADTQTALQEVQRSNRKLELVAATDPLTGAGNRRHFIECIGAEIARAKRSGAPLSLLSLDLDHFKDINDSRGHIVGDEVLCEFVRKCLEAIRPYDSVARVGGEEFMVLLPGATLDAACAVGERLRSAIQGSVFDAGNRPSIGVTISIGAAEFGRDGATLDEFLSVADKRLYRAKHEGRNCVIAA
- a CDS encoding helix-turn-helix domain-containing protein, which translates into the protein MHDFNLDLHAINSLVGHAVADVERDLILATLRNKNGNRTRAAHVLCISVRTLRNRLSVYSFEGYDVPESGQVPQ
- a CDS encoding GAF domain-containing protein, with the protein product MFEALAIATDDKAEFYRELSQQLEALLAGEGDAIASAANTSALLFQMMPGLNWAGFYIMRDGELVLGPFQGKPACVRIPVGRGVCGAAVERRQSMLVEDVHAFPGHIACDAASRSELVVPLLRDGKVVGVIDLDSPQPAWFDEADQAGIEAIASIYLAASAPIAP